One genomic window of Mucilaginibacter sp. SJ includes the following:
- a CDS encoding alpha-L-rhamnosidase-related protein: MKHFLILIFSVTTLLSSQNSNARSVHKTAEEKTWNAQWISAPGITGNEYGIYYFRKNIELTNKPAGFIIHVSADNRYKLYVNGTLVSLGPARGDTFYWNYETVDLAPYLVAGKNTVAALVWNEAQYRPEAQISVRTAFIIQGNSAAEEILNTNNTWKSIQDKGYQPIWGYFAASTGEMVDLNKSIMNWYSPNFDDSSWPKAANLFGGQLKGRWDGFGWQLVPSSIPHQELIYERIPVVRKASGIDVPPAFPGTKTPLTIPANTTVTMLLDQTYLTNAYPTINFSGGKDAGISLSYAESLFDNLSKYGMRKGNRNDVEGKDFSGRNDSLISNGSKGQSYTTLNFRTFRYIRLIVHTQNEPLIIDDLYGTFTGYPFKQRAVFNTDNKEIKQMLDIGWRTARLNAFETYTDCPYYEQLQYIGDTRIQAMISYYYSGDDRLARNAINLMDHSRLTEGVTQSRYPTHDTQIISTFSLWYIGMLYDYWMYRNDSNFIKDKLDGERAVLKFFSKYQQTDGSLKNTPYWTFVDWASGKNWDIGSPPKGTDGSSAVIDLQLLWAYEWAAAMETKMGMPGYATLYNKEAAKLKQTIQRKYWDPAKMLYADTWDKKQFSQHANSLAILTGMVKNADLPVLSKRLLTDTSLTQCTIYFKYYLHQALVKGGLGNDYMNWLSIWRENIKMGLTTWAEYSDIKYSRSDCHAWGSSPNIEFFRTVLGIDSYSPGFSKIKIEPHLGTMTNVSGEIPHPNGKVAVDYILENKKWKIKVSLPQRTSGVLVWKAKSYPLKGGENMIVI, encoded by the coding sequence ATGAAACACTTTCTGATTTTAATTTTTTCTGTAACTACACTTCTCTCATCACAAAACAGTAATGCCCGGTCTGTTCATAAAACTGCAGAGGAAAAGACATGGAATGCGCAATGGATCTCCGCACCCGGCATCACCGGGAATGAATACGGCATTTATTATTTCCGTAAAAACATTGAGCTGACCAACAAACCGGCCGGCTTTATTATTCATGTATCGGCAGATAATAGGTATAAACTGTACGTAAACGGCACATTGGTATCATTAGGCCCGGCAAGAGGCGATACTTTTTACTGGAACTATGAAACCGTCGACCTTGCGCCCTATCTCGTAGCCGGTAAAAATACCGTAGCTGCTTTAGTGTGGAACGAGGCTCAATACCGCCCTGAAGCGCAGATCAGTGTCCGTACCGCTTTTATTATACAAGGCAATTCAGCAGCCGAAGAGATCCTTAATACCAATAACACCTGGAAAAGCATTCAGGACAAAGGCTATCAGCCCATCTGGGGCTATTTCGCTGCCAGCACCGGCGAAATGGTGGATCTGAATAAAAGTATTATGAACTGGTACTCGCCTAACTTTGATGATAGCAGCTGGCCAAAGGCAGCTAACCTCTTCGGCGGGCAATTAAAGGGCCGGTGGGATGGGTTCGGATGGCAATTGGTCCCATCCTCCATTCCGCACCAGGAATTAATTTATGAGCGGATCCCTGTTGTACGTAAAGCCTCCGGGATAGATGTTCCCCCGGCTTTTCCGGGCACTAAAACACCGCTTACTATTCCTGCAAATACTACAGTTACCATGCTGCTTGATCAAACGTATCTTACCAACGCCTATCCTACTATTAATTTCAGCGGTGGGAAAGATGCCGGGATCTCTTTAAGTTATGCTGAATCGCTTTTTGATAATTTAAGCAAATATGGAATGCGCAAGGGCAACCGTAACGATGTGGAGGGCAAGGATTTTTCGGGCAGAAATGATAGTTTGATCTCCAACGGCAGCAAAGGGCAATCATATACTACGCTCAACTTCCGTACTTTTAGGTACATCCGCTTAATTGTGCATACACAAAACGAGCCTTTGATTATTGATGACCTGTACGGCACCTTTACCGGGTACCCGTTTAAGCAGCGTGCCGTTTTCAATACCGATAACAAGGAAATAAAACAAATGCTCGATATCGGCTGGCGTACCGCCCGTTTGAATGCGTTTGAAACCTATACAGATTGCCCTTATTATGAACAATTGCAATATATCGGCGATACCCGTATCCAGGCCATGATATCCTATTATTATAGCGGCGACGACCGGCTGGCCCGCAATGCCATTAACCTGATGGACCACTCCCGTTTAACAGAGGGCGTTACCCAAAGTCGTTACCCTACGCATGATACCCAAATTATTTCAACTTTTTCATTATGGTACATAGGCATGCTGTATGATTACTGGATGTACCGCAATGACAGTAATTTTATTAAGGATAAGCTGGATGGCGAACGGGCAGTATTAAAGTTTTTCAGCAAATACCAACAAACTGATGGCTCATTAAAAAACACCCCTTACTGGACTTTTGTGGATTGGGCCAGCGGCAAAAACTGGGATATAGGCTCGCCGCCAAAAGGCACCGACGGCAGTTCGGCCGTTATTGATTTGCAATTACTTTGGGCTTATGAGTGGGCTGCCGCTATGGAAACAAAAATGGGCATGCCCGGTTACGCCACTTTATACAACAAAGAAGCTGCGAAACTTAAGCAAACCATTCAACGCAAATATTGGGACCCGGCAAAAATGCTGTATGCCGATACATGGGACAAGAAACAATTTTCGCAGCATGCCAATTCATTAGCCATACTTACAGGCATGGTGAAAAACGCAGATCTGCCTGTGTTATCCAAACGATTATTAACCGATACCTCATTGACCCAATGCACCATTTATTTTAAATATTACCTGCACCAGGCCTTAGTAAAAGGTGGTTTAGGTAACGATTATATGAACTGGCTGAGTATCTGGCGCGAGAATATTAAAATGGGCTTAACTACCTGGGCCGAATATTCCGACATTAAATACAGCCGTTCAGATTGCCATGCCTGGGGAAGCAGCCCTAACATTGAATTTTTCAGGACTGTTTTGGGTATTGACAGCTATTCGCCCGGATTCAGCAAGATCAAGATCGAACCTCATTTGGGAACAATGACCAATGTGAGCGGCGAGATCCCGCATCCTAACGGTAAGGTTGCAGTAGATTATATTTTAGAAAATAAAAAGTGGAAAATAAAGGTCAGTTTACCGCAGCGTACATCCGGCGTATTGGTTTGGAAAGCAAAATCATACCCGCTTAAAGGCGGTGAAAATATGATAGTTATTTAA
- a CDS encoding MCP four helix bundle domain-containing protein yields the protein MKRAFIIKNKARMVLALAVLTAMLLLANWNGRDNVKELDKTLTSIMKDRLLPATFVHEISTRLYENKLAAVSGADVQVKINGNYAAIEALAKKYEATQLTREESAKWKTFRVQLRHLQQQQAGLNNAEYVFNQALKSLDQLIAIQVGESNRLLQSGQRNVSSSILTANFGVVVCILLGLFIMVLLSAREQMILRQDERHLLN from the coding sequence ATGAAACGGGCTTTTATTATAAAAAATAAAGCAAGAATGGTATTGGCCTTAGCTGTGCTTACTGCTATGCTTTTATTAGCCAACTGGAATGGTCGCGACAATGTTAAAGAATTGGATAAAACGTTGACATCCATTATGAAGGACCGCTTATTGCCGGCTACTTTTGTACATGAAATAAGCACTCGGCTTTATGAAAATAAACTGGCAGCTGTTTCTGGTGCAGATGTCCAGGTAAAAATTAATGGTAATTATGCAGCTATAGAAGCGTTAGCAAAGAAATATGAGGCCACTCAATTAACACGCGAAGAATCAGCAAAATGGAAGACCTTTCGTGTGCAATTGCGTCATCTGCAGCAGCAGCAAGCTGGCCTGAATAATGCAGAGTATGTTTTTAATCAGGCTCTTAAATCGCTTGATCAACTGATAGCTATACAGGTTGGCGAGAGCAACCGCCTGCTGCAAAGCGGACAAAGAAATGTAAGTTCAAGTATACTTACAGCCAATTTTGGTGTGGTTGTTTGTATTTTACTTGGATTATTTATTATGGTGCTGCTAAGCGCCAGGGAACAAATGATTTTAAGGCAGGACGAAAGGCATTTGCTCAATTAA
- a CDS encoding LacI family DNA-binding transcriptional regulator — protein sequence MKKLSIVDIANELKVSKTTVSFILNGRAKEKRIGEDLVERVTKYVEEVGYKPNSLAKSLRTGKSNTIGLMVEDISNPFFASIARLIEDRAYKNGYKIIYCSTDNDTQKTRELISMFRDRHVDGYIIAPPEGIEDDVEQLLKDGLPVVMFDRHLPKVNTDYVEVDNLFSTYNATRHLIQQGYKNIGFVTFASSQTQMLARMQGYKDALKESRFAPVVKEIVFNQDEEMIIKPMTAFFKKHQDLDAVVFGTNHVGTCGLKVFNTLGIKVPRDMAVISFDDYDVFKLYSPPVTAIAQPVEEIADNVITVLLKKLNTKGVSTASHSIILKTNLQIRGSSSGLKG from the coding sequence TTGAAAAAACTATCGATTGTTGATATCGCCAACGAATTAAAGGTTTCTAAAACCACCGTATCATTTATACTGAACGGGCGCGCCAAGGAAAAACGGATAGGTGAGGACCTGGTAGAGCGTGTTACCAAATACGTGGAAGAAGTGGGTTATAAACCTAATTCCCTGGCTAAAAGCCTGCGTACCGGTAAATCAAATACCATTGGTTTAATGGTTGAAGATATTTCAAACCCCTTTTTTGCCAGCATAGCCCGGCTTATTGAGGATAGAGCTTATAAAAACGGCTACAAAATAATTTATTGCAGTACCGATAACGATACCCAAAAAACCAGGGAACTAATTAGCATGTTTCGTGACAGGCATGTGGATGGCTATATTATTGCTCCGCCCGAGGGTATCGAAGACGATGTAGAACAACTGCTTAAGGATGGCTTGCCGGTAGTAATGTTCGACAGGCATTTACCCAAGGTAAATACCGATTATGTAGAGGTTGATAATCTTTTCAGCACCTATAATGCCACCAGGCACTTAATACAACAGGGTTACAAAAATATAGGCTTCGTTACTTTCGCTTCGTCACAAACACAAATGCTCGCCCGGATGCAGGGCTATAAGGATGCGCTGAAGGAAAGCCGTTTTGCCCCCGTGGTTAAAGAGATTGTTTTTAACCAGGACGAGGAAATGATCATTAAGCCGATGACTGCCTTTTTTAAAAAGCATCAAGATCTCGACGCGGTAGTTTTTGGCACCAACCATGTAGGCACCTGCGGGTTAAAAGTATTTAACACGCTGGGCATTAAAGTGCCCCGGGATATGGCTGTTATATCATTTGATGATTATGACGTTTTTAAGCTATACTCTCCTCCAGTAACCGCCATAGCTCAGCCGGTTGAAGAAATTGCGGATAATGTGATCACCGTGCTACTCAAAAAGCTTAATACCAAGGGAGTTAGTACTGCTTCTCATTCCATAATTCTTAAAACTAATCTGCAGATCAGGGGTTCATCATCCGGATTAAAAGGATGA
- the fucP gene encoding L-fucose:H+ symporter permease, with the protein MDTKPKFTERKFLVVLIFVTSLFMLWGIAMTLGDTLNKHFQNVLHVSKSRSAYVQLSLFGAYAVMGIPAGMFMKKFGYKNGVLLGLGLYAAGAFLFVPAADAKSFDFFRIALFILACGLATLETVAHPFVASLGDQRTSDQRINFSQAFNGVGGVIGPLLGGYFVLKGGQEHSNDLISVKHLYIVIGAVIALVGVAFSFLKVPSLQDPHVVATDSYAVAGEGHIPESLFKKKHFVFAAIAQLFNVAAQGGTWAFFINYGHEIMHLTDERASYYFSLSMVMMMAGRFIGTFLMRYIAPNKLLAVFALGNILMCVIVAQGFGVVSFVALLFINFFFSIMFPTIFSLGLKNLGSQTQNASSFIVMGVVGGGLFPPVMGLIANHNVATAYYLPIICYMVIFLFGISYPKLNKKGI; encoded by the coding sequence ATGGATACCAAACCCAAATTCACCGAACGCAAGTTCCTTGTCGTACTTATTTTTGTAACCTCCTTATTTATGCTCTGGGGTATAGCAATGACCCTTGGCGATACATTAAACAAGCATTTTCAAAATGTTTTACACGTTTCAAAATCGCGTTCGGCTTATGTACAGTTATCATTATTTGGCGCTTACGCGGTGATGGGCATCCCGGCAGGTATGTTCATGAAAAAGTTCGGTTATAAAAATGGTGTGCTTTTAGGTCTGGGGCTGTATGCTGCAGGTGCATTCCTGTTTGTTCCGGCGGCTGATGCTAAATCGTTTGACTTCTTTCGGATTGCCTTGTTTATCCTGGCTTGCGGCCTGGCTACGCTCGAAACCGTTGCCCATCCATTTGTTGCTTCTCTCGGCGACCAGCGCACCAGCGACCAGCGCATTAACTTTTCGCAGGCTTTTAACGGTGTCGGCGGCGTTATCGGTCCGCTGTTGGGCGGCTATTTTGTTTTAAAAGGGGGGCAGGAGCATTCTAACGACCTGATATCTGTCAAACACCTGTATATTGTGATAGGAGCAGTGATAGCATTGGTTGGTGTAGCATTTTCATTTTTAAAAGTGCCGTCATTGCAGGATCCGCATGTTGTAGCAACAGATTCATATGCGGTTGCCGGTGAAGGGCATATTCCGGAAAGCCTGTTCAAAAAAAAGCATTTTGTTTTTGCAGCCATAGCGCAACTGTTTAATGTGGCAGCACAAGGTGGCACCTGGGCCTTTTTTATTAACTACGGTCACGAGATCATGCATTTAACCGACGAACGCGCGAGCTACTATTTTTCATTAAGCATGGTGATGATGATGGCCGGCCGTTTTATTGGCACCTTCCTGATGCGTTACATAGCGCCAAACAAACTGCTGGCGGTATTTGCCCTTGGTAATATCCTGATGTGTGTTATTGTAGCGCAGGGTTTTGGCGTAGTTTCATTTGTGGCACTGCTGTTCATCAACTTCTTTTTCAGTATTATGTTCCCAACCATATTTAGTCTGGGGTTAAAAAATTTAGGTTCACAAACGCAAAACGCGTCATCATTTATAGTAATGGGAGTTGTAGGCGGGGGATTGTTTCCGCCGGTTATGGGCCTGATTGCTAATCACAATGTCGCTACAGCATATTACCTGCCTATCATTTGTTATATGGTGATATTTTTATTCGGGATCAGTTATCCTAAACTGAATAAAAAAGGAATATGA
- a CDS encoding discoidin domain-containing protein, giving the protein MINIYKIKKSILLLTSVMLLLNPASAQEIFYLNNTYKQITWKVKAQTDLGADSLDIYKSGYAATDWVKAIVPGTVFSSYVAAGLEKDPNFGDNIYKVDKKKYDRNFWYRTEFNTPANFTKQKIWLNFKGINRKAGICLNGKKIGGLDGFMQRGMYDVTKLVNTMGANTLAVLVYCPPNPLVNYASPTYIPSASWDWMPYVPGLNSGITDDVYLSNTGSLTINDPWIRTDVPTTARAEVSVSVGVKNSTDTFQTGTLTGVINPGNIQFTQKVFVGANSNAEVKIDPKHFSQLVINGPKLWWPNGYGDANLYTCNLSLKLGDEVSDSKQIRFGIKKYSYDTAGHVLHLYVNGTKVFLKGGNWGMAEYMLRCRGDEYDTKVRLHKEMNFNIIRNWIGSTTDEEFYDACDKYGIMIWDDFWLNSIPNLPNDVNTFNANAIEKIKRFRNHPSIAIWCGDNEGEPLPPLSNWLREDISAYDGNDRYYQPNSHAGNLTGSGPWTNFDPRWYFSRFPNGFGGNQGWGLRSEIGTAVFTNFDSFKKFMPKDKWWPRNEMWNLHFFGPSAGNAGPDRYDDGIKNRYGAASGIEDYCRKAQLLNIETNKAMYEGWEDNIWEDASGIMTWMSQSAYPSLVWQTYDYYYDLNGAYWGAKKACEPVHIQWNPVNNVIKVINTTRTDENNLTAYADVYNSDGQIVKQYSLSKTIDAPSNTALNCFTMAFADNPENLALNKPAFASSTTMGEAGSVTDGNSGSRWASNSSDAEWIYVDLGKEQEVNGVKLNWEEAYGKAFKIQVSDDAKSWKDVYESGDGHVGVQQVTFDEVKGRYVRMYGLQRGSGWGYSLWDFEVYGGAPKSSGLTDVHFIKLRLIDKSGKLVSDNFYWRGNKRTDFTALNQLPKVNLKVSSTIKQINGKYYVNAKISNPSSSKAAAFAIRVQATKATTGEQILPAIMNDNYFSLMKGESKDIRIEFDAALLGKDQLKLLVQPYNDPVITEK; this is encoded by the coding sequence ATGATCAATATTTACAAAATAAAAAAGTCAATTCTATTACTTACTTCGGTGATGCTGCTGCTCAACCCGGCATCAGCACAGGAAATCTTTTACCTCAACAACACCTATAAACAGATTACCTGGAAAGTAAAAGCCCAGACCGACCTGGGAGCCGACAGCCTCGATATCTATAAAAGCGGTTACGCTGCTACTGATTGGGTAAAGGCTATTGTACCCGGTACTGTATTTTCATCATACGTAGCAGCCGGTTTGGAAAAGGATCCCAATTTTGGCGATAATATTTATAAGGTTGATAAAAAGAAGTACGACCGCAATTTCTGGTACCGTACTGAGTTTAATACTCCCGCCAATTTCACCAAACAAAAAATCTGGCTTAATTTCAAAGGTATTAACCGCAAAGCCGGGATCTGCCTGAACGGGAAGAAAATAGGTGGCCTGGACGGTTTTATGCAGCGGGGCATGTATGATGTGACGAAACTCGTAAATACAATGGGGGCAAATACGCTGGCTGTTTTGGTTTATTGCCCGCCGAACCCGTTGGTAAATTATGCCAGTCCAACATATATCCCCAGCGCCAGTTGGGATTGGATGCCTTATGTACCAGGCCTCAACAGCGGCATTACCGATGATGTTTACCTGAGCAACACAGGTAGCCTTACCATTAATGATCCCTGGATTCGTACGGATGTGCCTACCACGGCCCGGGCTGAAGTATCGGTTTCGGTTGGGGTGAAAAACAGCACCGATACTTTTCAAACAGGAACCTTAACTGGTGTTATTAATCCGGGAAATATCCAGTTTACTCAAAAGGTATTTGTGGGCGCTAACAGCAATGCCGAGGTAAAAATCGACCCAAAACATTTTTCGCAGTTGGTGATCAACGGCCCAAAACTGTGGTGGCCCAATGGCTATGGCGATGCCAACCTGTACACCTGTAACTTAAGCCTGAAGCTGGGCGATGAAGTATCTGACAGCAAACAGATCCGGTTCGGCATCAAAAAGTACAGCTATGATACCGCGGGCCATGTATTGCATTTGTATGTAAATGGCACCAAAGTATTTTTAAAGGGCGGCAATTGGGGGATGGCCGAGTATATGTTACGTTGCCGGGGAGACGAGTACGATACTAAAGTGCGCCTGCACAAAGAGATGAATTTTAACATCATCCGCAACTGGATAGGCTCAACCACGGATGAAGAATTTTATGATGCCTGCGATAAATACGGCATCATGATCTGGGATGATTTCTGGCTTAACTCTATCCCTAACCTGCCTAATGACGTAAATACTTTCAATGCCAACGCCATCGAAAAAATAAAACGATTCAGGAACCATCCTTCCATTGCCATTTGGTGCGGTGATAATGAGGGCGAGCCTTTACCTCCGCTAAGTAACTGGCTTCGTGAAGATATCAGCGCCTATGACGGTAACGACAGGTATTATCAACCCAACTCGCATGCGGGGAATTTAACAGGCAGCGGTCCGTGGACTAACTTTGATCCGCGCTGGTATTTCAGCCGTTTTCCTAATGGCTTTGGCGGTAACCAGGGCTGGGGGCTTCGCAGCGAGATAGGTACAGCGGTATTTACCAATTTTGACAGCTTTAAAAAATTTATGCCTAAAGATAAATGGTGGCCGCGGAACGAGATGTGGAACCTGCATTTCTTTGGCCCGTCCGCAGGCAATGCCGGGCCCGACAGGTACGACGATGGTATTAAAAACCGTTACGGTGCGGCTTCGGGTATCGAGGATTATTGCCGCAAAGCTCAGCTGCTGAACATCGAAACCAATAAAGCCATGTACGAAGGTTGGGAAGATAATATCTGGGAAGATGCATCGGGCATTATGACCTGGATGAGCCAGTCGGCCTATCCTTCATTGGTGTGGCAAACCTATGATTACTATTATGACCTCAACGGTGCCTACTGGGGAGCTAAAAAAGCCTGCGAACCGGTACATATTCAATGGAACCCGGTAAATAATGTCATTAAAGTGATCAACACCACCCGTACCGACGAAAACAACCTCACTGCTTACGCGGATGTTTATAATAGTGATGGACAGATCGTAAAACAATACAGCCTGTCAAAAACTATCGATGCGCCATCGAATACAGCGCTGAATTGCTTTACCATGGCTTTTGCTGATAACCCCGAAAATTTGGCACTAAACAAACCTGCATTTGCATCATCAACCACCATGGGTGAGGCCGGTTCTGTAACGGATGGCAATTCGGGAAGCAGGTGGGCCAGTAATTCCAGCGATGCCGAATGGATCTATGTCGATTTGGGTAAAGAGCAGGAAGTAAACGGCGTGAAATTAAACTGGGAGGAGGCATACGGTAAAGCTTTCAAGATCCAGGTATCTGACGATGCTAAAAGCTGGAAAGATGTTTATGAAAGCGGCGATGGGCATGTCGGTGTTCAACAGGTTACCTTTGATGAAGTAAAAGGCCGATACGTGCGTATGTATGGATTGCAGCGTGGATCGGGTTGGGGCTACTCGCTTTGGGATTTTGAGGTGTACGGCGGCGCGCCGAAAAGCAGCGGTCTTACGGATGTTCATTTCATCAAACTAAGATTGATTGATAAAAGCGGAAAACTGGTATCAGATAATTTTTACTGGCGAGGCAATAAACGCACAGATTTTACCGCCCTTAACCAACTGCCAAAGGTTAACCTTAAAGTATCATCAACCATAAAACAAATTAACGGCAAGTATTATGTGAATGCAAAGATCAGCAACCCGTCATCATCAAAGGCGGCTGCATTTGCCATTCGTGTACAGGCAACGAAAGCCACCACGGGTGAACAGATCCTGCCGGCAATAATGAATGATAACTATTTTTCGCTAATGAAGGGTGAATCAAAAGATATCAGGATTGAATTTGACGCAGCCTTGCTGGGCAAGGATCAGCTGAAACTATTGGTACAGCCTTATAATGATCCGGTAATAACGGAAAAATAA
- a CDS encoding GH92 family glycosyl hydrolase — MKIRSLICAVALMYAGNLFAQEANLVKYVNTRQGTNTKYEFSYGNTYPATSLPFGMNTWTAQTGKNGDGWKYQYFEHTIHGFQQSHQCSSWVNDYAVFSLMPVAGKLVVNEDGRAASFSHDNEIAQPGYYKVKLDNNITTEMSPTERGAHLRFSFPKGKASYLVLDGYTKMSGVKIIPAERKITGYVNNCRWAPKDFRNYFVIIFDKPFTDYGTWENKKNTFSEKNGSAEGEGIGAYIKFKDGETVQAKVASSYISPEQAELTLTTELGKYKSFDDTRKAADKVWNQLLGRIAIEGATEDQKATFYSCMYHANLFSHQFFEYNKDGKPYYYSPYDGKVHDGYMYTDNGFWDTFRAQFPLNTVLHPKMEGQLVNALLDAQQQCGWLPAWSFPGETGGMLGNHAISLLTDAWVKGIRTFDPKKALEAYYHEATNKGPWGSANGRPGWKEYYANGYVPFTPQTLGSTAWTLEFAYDDFCGYQLAKLTGNKFYEDVFARQMYNYKNLFDTKTRFMRAKDSQGNWIEPFDPMDWGGPYTEGNAWHWTWSVFQDTQGLINLMGGEKNFTAKIDSVFTEPGTIKVGGYGQVIHEMTEMAEFKMGQYAQGNEPIHHLLYMYNYAGQPWKAQQHLRSVMDKMYNAGENGYPGDEDEGQMSSWFVLSAAGFYSVCPGTDQYVIGSPLFKKMTIALENGKKFVIEANNNNKENVYIQSATLNGRPYTHNWITQADIMNGGVLHFEMGDKPAVTRGVALEDRPFSLSKAQ, encoded by the coding sequence ATGAAAATACGTTCGCTTATTTGCGCAGTTGCGCTTATGTATGCCGGAAACCTGTTTGCGCAGGAGGCTAATCTTGTTAAGTATGTGAATACCCGGCAGGGTACTAATACCAAATATGAGTTTTCGTACGGTAACACCTATCCGGCTACTTCGCTGCCTTTCGGCATGAACACCTGGACGGCGCAAACCGGCAAAAACGGCGATGGATGGAAATACCAGTATTTTGAGCATACTATCCACGGTTTTCAGCAATCGCACCAGTGCAGTTCGTGGGTTAACGATTATGCGGTGTTTTCGCTCATGCCGGTTGCCGGGAAACTTGTTGTTAATGAAGACGGACGGGCGGCATCATTTAGCCACGATAACGAGATAGCGCAACCAGGTTACTATAAGGTAAAACTTGATAATAATATTACAACCGAAATGTCGCCGACCGAACGGGGAGCGCACCTGAGGTTTTCGTTCCCGAAGGGTAAAGCCTCTTATCTTGTTTTAGATGGCTACACTAAAATGAGCGGGGTAAAAATTATCCCGGCCGAGCGAAAGATAACAGGCTACGTAAACAACTGCCGCTGGGCCCCTAAAGATTTCCGGAACTACTTTGTCATTATTTTTGATAAACCCTTTACCGATTACGGCACATGGGAAAATAAAAAGAATACCTTTTCGGAAAAGAACGGATCGGCAGAGGGCGAAGGTATCGGGGCCTATATCAAATTTAAAGATGGCGAAACGGTACAAGCCAAAGTAGCTTCGTCCTATATCAGCCCGGAGCAAGCCGAACTTACTTTGACAACTGAACTGGGTAAATACAAATCATTTGATGATACCCGGAAAGCTGCTGATAAAGTATGGAACCAGTTACTTGGCCGTATAGCCATTGAGGGGGCTACTGAAGATCAGAAGGCAACTTTTTATTCCTGCATGTATCACGCCAATCTATTCTCTCACCAGTTTTTTGAATATAATAAAGATGGAAAGCCATACTATTATAGCCCTTACGATGGCAAGGTACATGATGGTTATATGTATACCGATAATGGTTTTTGGGATACTTTCCGTGCCCAATTTCCGCTCAATACGGTGTTGCACCCCAAGATGGAAGGCCAGCTTGTAAATGCGCTGCTTGATGCACAACAACAATGCGGCTGGTTGCCGGCCTGGTCGTTCCCGGGTGAAACGGGAGGAATGCTGGGTAATCATGCCATCTCTCTATTAACCGATGCATGGGTAAAAGGGATCCGCACCTTCGACCCCAAAAAGGCACTGGAGGCTTACTATCATGAAGCAACCAATAAAGGCCCGTGGGGGAGTGCCAATGGTCGCCCGGGCTGGAAAGAATATTATGCCAATGGTTATGTGCCTTTTACACCGCAAACCCTTGGTTCAACTGCCTGGACGCTGGAGTTTGCATACGATGATTTTTGCGGATATCAACTGGCTAAACTCACCGGCAATAAATTTTATGAAGATGTTTTTGCCCGGCAGATGTACAATTATAAAAACCTGTTTGATACCAAAACCCGTTTCATGCGCGCGAAAGATTCGCAAGGTAATTGGATTGAACCTTTTGACCCCATGGATTGGGGTGGCCCCTATACCGAAGGTAATGCCTGGCACTGGACCTGGTCTGTTTTCCAGGATACGCAGGGTTTGATCAACCTGATGGGCGGAGAGAAGAATTTTACTGCTAAGATCGATTCGGTATTTACTGAGCCGGGAACCATCAAAGTAGGAGGGTACGGACAGGTGATTCACGAAATGACGGAGATGGCCGAATTTAAAATGGGGCAGTACGCGCAGGGCAACGAGCCTATCCATCACTTGCTTTATATGTACAACTATGCCGGCCAGCCATGGAAGGCGCAGCAACATTTGCGCAGTGTGATGGATAAGATGTATAACGCCGGCGAAAACGGTTACCCCGGCGATGAGGATGAAGGCCAGATGTCATCTTGGTTTGTACTGAGCGCTGCCGGTTTTTACAGTGTATGTCCCGGTACTGATCAGTATGTAATTGGCAGTCCGCTATTTAAAAAGATGACCATCGCCTTGGAAAATGGCAAAAAGTTCGTGATAGAAGCTAACAATAACAACAAGGAGAACGTGTATATCCAGTCGGCGACGCTTAATGGCCGACCTTATACCCATAACTGGATCACCCAGGCCGATATTATGAACGGCGGTGTACTGCATTTTGAAATGGGCGACAAACCAGCTGTGACCCGAGGCGTAGCGCTTGAAGACAGACCGTTCTCGCTTTCAAAAGCTCAATAA